A single region of the Phycisphaerae bacterium genome encodes:
- a CDS encoding glycosyltransferase family 4 protein has translation MRLRTPQFDMCFVAPNAYPALSGKNESRHIGGAEVQQTHIARELARRGRRIAFITHNHGQRDGEEIDGIHVFFMCSRSQGLPGLRFIKPRWTSLCAAMNRANAAVYYQRTGGVETGQVAMWCRWHGRPMIAALANDRDCFKSLRCRLNRRERWLQGYGLRRADVVVAQTAAQVEALQKHFGVNARIIRSCAADRQCVSDAADLSDRLSRRRIVWAARFTRAKRLDWLLQVAQRCPDVQFNVLGGDLADAERYCRSLDTAAEYPMPPNVKFNGVQSRELVQTFLDEAAALLCTSEVEGFPNTFLEAWSGGLPVVSTFDPDGVIKTEALGAVASGVDQLSREIQRLLTDESYWRQCSSNARRHFEQHHTICAVGDAYESLLDELVALPA, from the coding sequence ATGAGACTTCGAACACCACAATTCGACATGTGCTTTGTCGCACCCAACGCTTACCCGGCGCTCTCCGGGAAAAATGAATCGCGCCACATCGGTGGTGCCGAAGTGCAGCAGACGCACATCGCGCGCGAGTTGGCCCGGCGCGGACGGCGAATTGCGTTCATCACGCACAACCACGGACAACGCGATGGCGAAGAGATCGACGGCATCCACGTCTTTTTCATGTGCTCCCGTTCGCAAGGATTGCCGGGGCTGCGATTCATCAAGCCGCGATGGACCAGTCTGTGCGCCGCGATGAACCGCGCCAACGCGGCCGTTTACTATCAGCGAACCGGCGGTGTTGAAACCGGACAGGTCGCGATGTGGTGCCGATGGCACGGCAGACCAATGATCGCGGCGCTGGCCAATGATCGCGACTGCTTCAAATCGCTTCGATGTCGTCTCAATCGCCGGGAGCGGTGGCTGCAAGGCTATGGCCTTCGCCGGGCGGATGTGGTTGTCGCGCAGACTGCCGCCCAGGTGGAGGCGTTGCAGAAGCACTTCGGTGTGAATGCACGCATCATTCGTAGCTGCGCCGCCGATCGCCAATGCGTTAGTGATGCAGCAGACTTGTCAGATCGATTAAGCCGCCGCCGAATAGTCTGGGCCGCGCGATTCACGCGAGCGAAACGGCTTGATTGGCTGCTTCAAGTTGCGCAGCGATGTCCGGATGTCCAATTCAATGTACTGGGAGGCGATTTGGCGGACGCCGAGCGTTATTGCCGCAGTCTGGACACCGCTGCTGAATACCCGATGCCGCCGAACGTGAAATTCAATGGTGTTCAGTCTCGCGAGTTGGTACAGACATTCCTCGATGAAGCAGCCGCCCTCCTTTGCACAAGCGAAGTTGAAGGGTTTCCAAACACATTCCTCGAGGCATGGTCGGGTGGCCTGCCGGTCGTCAGCACTTTTGATCCCGATGGCGTCATCAAGACGGAGGCGCTGGGCGCGGTTGCATCGGGGGTCGATCAACTCAGCCGCGAGATCCAGCGGCTGCTGACGGACGAGTCGTACTGGAGACAGTGTTCGTCCAACGCGCGACGACACTTCGAGCAACATCACACGATCTGCGCCGTGGGAGATGCCTATGAAAGCCTGCTGGACGAGCTTGTCGCGCTGCCAGCCTGA
- a CDS encoding polysaccharide biosynthesis protein — MIMPLPGGPTTISAQPARPGRGARIVQAIANRKPSLFSNTLTNLTWYIIVLAQGFILPRLISDHLGREILGVWDLGWSLVFYTGLLALGTRGAVARYVARFRAMQDWNALNQVVNSSLLLLVIGGAIGLVAAGAFAYCVPYFLTNSSPGVLSEARWVIFLLSASAALSLPGGVFNGVITGSERFDMLNLARGARDIGLLVAGVALLNAKLSLAWLAAAVLATELIGDFSKYIAAKRLIPTLSISVRNCRWASTKEMLSFGGKTVVRNLCRGGTYQFNSLLMTYFLGPSVLAIFARQRSPVSHAMKFMNQYAQVFIPKSSSLDASRNDEALQRLLILSTKYGLYLTLPMIALLLVMGTPLMTVWMGADYVSPAALAIFTISHALLVPQQSAYSILMGINRHGRASVYEIAGLILSILLGVVLMGPLRMGIIGGALAVSIPLALSNGVWVPLHACRCLNLKVSRYVRESLPGPLLASIPCFAVLLLARIVSPRSDWISLGIGLGSMVLVMGPVYWFAVLPSGLRERVVKQVSNLFPGSWKRWPREDQPIAGPAKGIVHPDRVR, encoded by the coding sequence ATGATTATGCCGCTGCCAGGCGGGCCCACCACGATTTCCGCGCAACCCGCGCGGCCGGGTCGCGGCGCGCGAATCGTCCAGGCCATCGCGAATCGAAAGCCGTCTCTATTCAGCAATACGCTCACCAACCTGACGTGGTACATCATTGTACTCGCGCAGGGCTTCATCCTTCCGCGGCTGATCAGCGATCATCTCGGCCGTGAAATACTTGGTGTCTGGGATCTCGGCTGGAGCCTCGTCTTCTATACCGGCCTTCTCGCTTTAGGCACGCGCGGCGCCGTCGCACGCTATGTCGCCCGATTTCGCGCAATGCAGGATTGGAACGCGCTGAATCAGGTCGTGAATTCGTCGTTGCTGCTGCTCGTGATCGGCGGCGCGATCGGACTCGTCGCGGCCGGTGCCTTCGCCTATTGCGTGCCCTACTTTCTTACAAACTCAAGTCCGGGAGTATTGTCGGAGGCGCGATGGGTCATCTTCCTCCTGTCGGCCAGCGCGGCCTTGTCCTTGCCTGGCGGCGTTTTCAACGGGGTCATTACCGGCAGTGAACGATTCGATATGCTGAATCTGGCGCGCGGCGCGCGCGACATCGGCCTGCTCGTTGCCGGGGTGGCGCTGCTGAACGCGAAGTTGTCGCTGGCATGGCTCGCCGCCGCCGTCCTTGCGACCGAACTGATCGGAGATTTCTCAAAATACATCGCGGCGAAACGGCTCATTCCGACATTGTCGATCTCAGTTCGAAACTGCCGATGGGCCTCGACGAAGGAAATGCTTTCTTTCGGCGGTAAGACCGTGGTTCGGAATCTCTGCCGTGGAGGAACCTATCAGTTCAACAGCCTTTTGATGACCTATTTTCTGGGACCGTCCGTATTGGCGATCTTCGCGCGCCAGCGATCACCGGTAAGCCACGCAATGAAGTTCATGAACCAGTATGCGCAGGTCTTCATCCCCAAGAGCAGTTCCCTCGACGCCAGCAGAAACGACGAAGCGCTTCAACGGCTTCTGATCCTCTCCACCAAGTATGGTCTGTACCTGACCTTGCCGATGATTGCGCTGTTGCTTGTCATGGGGACGCCTCTAATGACCGTTTGGATGGGCGCGGATTATGTGTCACCCGCGGCCCTCGCGATCTTCACCATCAGTCACGCGCTGCTTGTGCCCCAGCAAAGCGCATACTCCATCCTGATGGGAATCAATCGACACGGCCGGGCCTCGGTTTACGAGATTGCGGGGCTCATACTCAGTATTCTTCTGGGCGTCGTGCTCATGGGACCGCTCAGGATGGGAATCATCGGGGGCGCGCTGGCAGTATCGATTCCTCTGGCTTTGAGCAACGGCGTTTGGGTTCCGCTGCATGCGTGCCGCTGTTTGAATCTGAAGGTCAGCCGATATGTTCGGGAATCACTGCCAGGACCTCTGCTCGCCTCGATTCCTTGCTTCGCCGTGTTGCTCCTCGCCCGTATCGTGTCGCCTCGATCTGATTGGATATCGCTCGGCATCGGTCTCGGATCGATGGTTCTGGTCATGGGGCCGGTCTACTGGTTCGCGGTGCTGCCGTCCGGTCTTCGCGAGCGAGTCGTGAAGCAGGTGAGCAATCTGTTTCCAGGAAGCTGGAAGCGATGGCCGCGAGAAGATCAGCCGATCGCCGGACCCGCGAAAGGGATCGTTCATCCGGACCGTGTGAGGTAA
- a CDS encoding sulfotransferase — translation MIDLIYIASPSFSGSTLLTMLLNAHPRIGTIGELKWGCIDIETYRCSCGALLRECGFWNDVKRRVESKGLPFDLRLPPTDFRFPDHPFADRMVRARNRGPVFEAVRSAAIMVTPVCRERWPTIAAVNREAIEAVLDLQNASMFVDGSKDPVRLMHLIATGDYAPRVIQLVRDGRGVTASTIKNKNTDAYTAATDWQWTHEQIERVASRLPPERFIRVHYEDLCTRTLSVMRRVFEFAGLDPDEAGTDHRRQEHHILGNSMRLRNDSDIQLDDRWRREMETEDLLEFEHVAGGLNRAYGYE, via the coding sequence ATGATCGATCTGATTTACATCGCCTCACCCAGTTTCTCTGGCTCGACTCTGCTGACCATGCTGCTCAACGCGCACCCGCGCATCGGCACAATCGGCGAACTGAAATGGGGATGCATTGATATCGAAACCTACCGCTGTTCGTGCGGCGCTCTGCTACGCGAGTGCGGCTTCTGGAATGACGTAAAACGCCGCGTCGAATCGAAGGGACTGCCGTTTGACCTGCGACTGCCGCCGACTGACTTCAGATTCCCGGATCATCCATTCGCCGACCGCATGGTCCGGGCGCGAAACCGCGGACCGGTCTTTGAAGCCGTTCGATCGGCCGCGATCATGGTGACGCCGGTTTGTCGCGAGCGATGGCCCACGATTGCGGCCGTAAATCGCGAAGCGATCGAAGCGGTCCTCGATCTGCAGAATGCATCGATGTTTGTCGACGGATCCAAAGACCCCGTCCGCCTGATGCACCTCATCGCGACCGGCGACTACGCGCCGCGCGTCATTCAACTCGTCCGCGACGGCCGCGGCGTGACTGCATCCACCATCAAGAACAAGAACACCGACGCGTATACCGCCGCGACCGATTGGCAATGGACACACGAACAGATCGAGCGGGTCGCATCGCGATTGCCGCCCGAGCGATTTATCCGCGTTCACTACGAGGATCTCTGCACCCGGACACTCAGTGTCATGCGACGCGTGTTTGAATTTGCCGGACTGGATCCCGACGAAGCCGGCACGGACCATCGACGACAGGAGCACCACATACTCGGCAACTCGATGCGGCTGCGAAACGACTCCGACATTCAACTGGACGATCGGTGGCGGCGCGAAATGGAAACAGAGGACCTGCTGGAGTTCGAGCATGTCGCAGGCGGTCTCAACCGGGCCTACGGCTATGAATGA
- a CDS encoding O-antigen ligase family protein has protein sequence MLRLTLLYLFVCGLAVVAVRRWFLALCGLVFLTVLTQHPNMPREIAGIQGLNPWNASFLAIFSMWILTRHNDPPRAQTPPRVALIVLSYASVLTLTGLTAVMDSDSMHADGRAIASARDVFVETIINPMKYLMVGIMFYDGATTRLRVKQAVFTAVGSGAAYAALMYKSLKTGVFTMDYSAARRATDKLVGLYANDMGEVLAFTLWAGLIAVLLIQRHWLKFGWLLANAAVVPCFAVLKSRAGFLAFCATGLVLGVLKWRRILLALPIVLLSVVVFAPNVVDRVMTGVASDGIADSDWDAISAGRTTYLWPAALNQFVDSPIFGRGRFTILRTGMYDAIYDVAGGVPTHPHNSYLEMLIDAGVIGLAICLISMAGLARSGLALMRQRYDPLMTAVGAIGLIGVVTELSAGVAGSSFYPGQSAVPYLCIWGVLLRAVVEKSAQAAGRRRACLIPTSTEMHSSPAMSNG, from the coding sequence ATGCTGCGGCTGACTCTACTCTACCTGTTTGTGTGCGGGTTGGCCGTGGTCGCGGTTCGCAGATGGTTCCTTGCGCTTTGTGGCCTCGTGTTCCTCACGGTACTCACTCAGCACCCCAACATGCCCCGCGAAATCGCCGGAATCCAGGGACTCAATCCGTGGAACGCCTCCTTTCTCGCGATTTTCTCAATGTGGATACTGACACGCCACAATGATCCGCCACGCGCCCAAACGCCGCCGCGCGTCGCACTCATCGTCCTCTCCTACGCCTCGGTGCTGACGTTGACGGGCCTGACGGCCGTCATGGATTCCGATTCCATGCACGCGGACGGTCGGGCGATCGCGTCGGCTCGCGACGTATTCGTGGAGACAATCATCAACCCGATGAAGTACCTCATGGTCGGCATCATGTTCTACGACGGCGCGACAACGCGACTGCGCGTAAAGCAGGCCGTTTTCACCGCCGTCGGCAGCGGAGCAGCCTACGCCGCCCTCATGTACAAGTCGCTCAAGACAGGCGTGTTCACGATGGACTATTCGGCGGCCCGGCGAGCGACCGACAAGCTCGTGGGGCTTTATGCCAACGACATGGGGGAAGTCCTCGCCTTCACACTCTGGGCCGGCCTGATCGCGGTACTGCTCATACAGAGGCACTGGCTGAAATTCGGCTGGCTACTTGCCAACGCAGCGGTAGTGCCCTGTTTTGCGGTGCTCAAATCCCGCGCGGGATTTCTCGCATTCTGCGCCACTGGACTCGTTTTGGGTGTGCTGAAGTGGCGGCGAATTCTTCTAGCCCTGCCGATCGTACTACTGAGTGTCGTGGTCTTTGCACCCAATGTCGTCGATCGCGTCATGACGGGCGTCGCCTCAGACGGCATTGCCGATAGCGACTGGGACGCTATTTCCGCCGGCCGAACCACCTATCTTTGGCCGGCCGCGTTGAATCAATTCGTCGACTCGCCGATCTTCGGACGGGGCCGATTCACGATCCTGCGCACCGGCATGTACGACGCGATTTACGACGTCGCCGGCGGCGTTCCGACCCATCCGCACAACTCGTATCTCGAAATGCTGATCGATGCCGGCGTGATCGGCCTGGCAATCTGCCTGATCAGCATGGCCGGCCTTGCGCGGTCGGGCCTCGCACTGATGCGACAACGTTACGATCCGCTCATGACTGCCGTCGGCGCGATCGGACTGATCGGTGTCGTCACCGAACTGTCGGCCGGCGTGGCCGGTTCTAGCTTCTACCCTGGCCAGAGCGCGGTTCCCTATCTGTGCATCTGGGGAGTGCTGCTTCGTGCGGTGGTGGAGAAGTCGGCGCAAGCAGCCGGCAGGCGACGCGCGTGTCTGATACCGACGTCAACGGAAATGCATTCGTCGCCAGCAATGTCGAATGGTTGA
- a CDS encoding class I SAM-dependent methyltransferase gives MNKQDMRTGDQATPRGTDDTCAVRRHFSIQSAQWSTRYSGTPRSMADLDLAMRRECVHRLLWPLLNAAEQSLRVLDVGCGTGDVLDGLPRDLMRVTGVDFVPEMVAVARRTHPSDRFLAADAAALPFTDECADVVTSLGMLEYLPDPTAALAAVFRVLRPGGAFIVSFPNRGSIFRKLLSLERMLDTWVHRLRASSNNPAVNALRSSRYPHRRFSKTEVRQLMTSNGFEIDAMLLHTVGPWGRLGRFRPMLRASRFASHVLRNNRTLSPWLAGTIVVRAKKTCGRQLGRR, from the coding sequence ATGAACAAGCAGGACATGCGCACCGGCGATCAGGCAACTCCGCGCGGCACAGATGACACGTGTGCCGTGCGCCGTCATTTCTCGATTCAAAGCGCACAATGGAGCACGCGCTACAGCGGAACACCCAGGAGCATGGCTGATCTCGACTTGGCAATGCGGCGAGAATGCGTTCATCGGCTGCTCTGGCCGCTCTTGAACGCAGCCGAACAATCACTCCGAGTTCTCGACGTCGGCTGCGGCACAGGCGACGTGCTCGATGGCCTGCCGCGTGACTTGATGCGTGTGACCGGTGTCGATTTTGTCCCGGAAATGGTCGCCGTCGCCCGACGTACGCATCCATCAGACCGGTTCCTGGCGGCCGATGCCGCAGCGTTGCCGTTCACAGACGAATGTGCCGACGTTGTGACATCACTCGGCATGCTTGAGTATCTGCCCGATCCCACGGCCGCACTGGCTGCCGTCTTCCGGGTGCTGCGGCCGGGCGGCGCGTTCATTGTCTCATTTCCGAATCGCGGAAGCATCTTTCGAAAGCTGCTGTCACTGGAGCGCATGCTGGATACCTGGGTCCATCGCTTGCGGGCATCTTCGAACAATCCCGCGGTCAACGCGTTACGATCGTCGCGATATCCGCACCGCCGGTTCTCGAAAACGGAGGTAAGGCAGTTAATGACTTCCAACGGATTCGAGATCGACGCCATGCTGCTCCATACAGTCGGTCCGTGGGGTCGGCTCGGGCGCTTTCGACCGATGCTTCGCGCGTCAAGATTTGCATCGCACGTCCTCAGAAACAATCGAACCTTGTCACCCTGGTTGGCTGGAACGATCGTCGTGCGCGCAAAAAAAACTTGCGGTCGGCAATTGGGGAGGCGTTGA
- a CDS encoding methyltransferase domain-containing protein: MKPNDSIRKCNALRDRYYPREEWPGLRYEAAVAASADDGAVLLEIGCGREGRRLARMALGFGLGIGIDMEIAGQLDELGRSRLIKGDAHRIALRDASVDVIAMANVAEHLADPAEVFRECSRILKPSGRLIIMTVNRLFPPIAIARALPHVLRQTLNRFASGTVEHDTFPAYYRANSAGVLAELALDAGLEVDEIKYITHHPHYLMFSTVAYRLGVLLERTIRPIEGLRHLILAVFTRPRLAAPVGPSRPEYAR; this comes from the coding sequence ATGAAACCGAACGACTCCATCAGGAAATGCAACGCGCTTCGCGATCGCTACTATCCCCGTGAGGAATGGCCGGGTCTGCGATATGAAGCCGCGGTCGCAGCCAGCGCGGACGATGGTGCGGTGCTGCTCGAAATCGGCTGCGGACGCGAGGGCCGGCGGCTGGCGCGCATGGCGCTGGGATTTGGTCTGGGAATCGGGATTGATATGGAAATCGCCGGGCAGCTCGACGAGCTTGGCCGATCGCGTCTGATCAAAGGTGATGCCCATCGCATCGCGCTACGCGATGCCTCAGTCGATGTCATCGCCATGGCCAATGTCGCGGAACATCTCGCCGATCCCGCGGAGGTGTTTCGCGAGTGCTCGCGAATCCTCAAGCCATCAGGTCGCTTGATCATCATGACCGTCAATCGGCTATTTCCTCCGATCGCAATCGCGCGGGCGCTGCCACATGTCCTTCGGCAAACGCTGAACCGTTTCGCGTCCGGGACAGTCGAACATGACACGTTTCCGGCGTACTACAGGGCGAATTCCGCAGGCGTGCTGGCGGAACTCGCGCTCGATGCAGGATTGGAGGTTGATGAGATCAAGTACATTACCCACCACCCCCACTATCTCATGTTTTCCACTGTCGCCTATCGACTTGGCGTTCTGCTTGAGCGCACCATTCGGCCGATTGAAGGTCTTCGGCACCTGATCCTTGCAGTATTCACCAGACCGCGGCTCGCCGCTCCTGTTGGACCGTCTCGACCGGAGTACGCGCGATGA
- a CDS encoding bi-domain-containing oxidoreductase, with protein sequence MRQIVQNYRSGALYLEHVPTPLCRPGSVLVRTAFSLVSSGTERMKVDQARMNLIAKACSRPDKVRQVVESIRSTGLRETIQKVRERLGALTPLGYSLAGVVEEVGAGVDNLRIGDRVACAGEGVAMHAEFVSVPRNLCVRIADTISMQDAAFSTVGAIALNGVRQGGVGLGDCVVVIGLGLVGLLAVQVLKAAGCKVIGIDVDAQKLELARQCGADIAVARQDAGVEAVVLEVTNGVGADAAYIAASTRSADPLDLAGKILRDRGRVIIVGMVPVHADWQTYYSKELSVVMSRSYGPGRHDPAYEQKGVDYPIGYVRWTEGRNMEEFLRLVESGAVSPSRLGPSVFKFADAPIAYRELHESPGRHAVGMLFEYSSSAPIQRKITLPRTYLNGQLSAGPVGIGLIGAGHFATATLIPALKKAPNARLISVCSAGGLSAASVARRHAFENSSTDYRALLTDPQIDAVVIATRHDTHARFVCEALEAGKHVFVEKPLALCHDQLEAVIAARAGCAKLVMPGFNRRFSPLSAAVKNHFAGRNTPLEIVCRVNAGKVGGESWYEDPEQGGWRIISEGCHFVDLIQYICGCQPVRVFTEMIGGRTPGAQNANCSTVMRMMDGSTASLVYVANGDPSIGKERIEVFGQNKSAVIDNWKTAYLVAGGKTRRIRGRGKGHVEEMAAFFHAIRSASEVALPFEDAVSATVATFAISESMVTQQPVTCRRREQIACGPRNEATLLANSIDPICEISQTGQPEDRSLGRP encoded by the coding sequence ATGAGGCAGATCGTTCAAAACTATCGCTCCGGCGCGCTCTACCTCGAGCATGTGCCGACGCCGCTTTGCCGGCCCGGAAGCGTCCTCGTCCGCACTGCATTTTCCCTGGTGTCAAGCGGAACCGAACGCATGAAGGTGGACCAGGCTCGTATGAATCTGATCGCCAAGGCCTGTTCGCGCCCGGACAAAGTCAGACAGGTCGTGGAGAGTATCCGCTCAACCGGACTGAGGGAAACCATTCAGAAGGTGCGGGAACGACTAGGTGCGCTGACGCCGCTCGGATACAGTCTTGCCGGTGTGGTTGAAGAGGTCGGAGCGGGTGTGGATAACCTGCGCATCGGCGATCGCGTAGCCTGCGCGGGCGAAGGCGTCGCGATGCACGCGGAATTCGTTTCGGTCCCCCGGAATCTCTGCGTTCGCATTGCTGACACGATTTCGATGCAGGATGCCGCGTTCTCCACCGTTGGCGCAATTGCGCTGAACGGAGTGCGCCAAGGGGGCGTCGGCCTCGGAGATTGCGTTGTCGTCATCGGACTGGGCCTCGTCGGACTGCTGGCGGTACAGGTGCTCAAGGCGGCGGGTTGCAAAGTAATCGGCATCGATGTCGATGCACAGAAGCTCGAACTTGCGCGGCAATGTGGCGCTGACATCGCAGTGGCACGTCAGGATGCTGGCGTGGAGGCGGTTGTACTCGAAGTCACCAACGGTGTCGGTGCGGACGCCGCCTACATCGCGGCCAGCACCCGCAGCGCCGATCCGCTGGATCTAGCTGGAAAGATCTTGCGCGATCGCGGGCGCGTCATCATCGTCGGAATGGTGCCGGTTCATGCCGATTGGCAGACCTACTACAGCAAAGAGCTTTCCGTTGTCATGTCACGGTCGTACGGACCGGGACGCCACGATCCCGCTTACGAACAGAAAGGCGTCGATTACCCGATCGGCTACGTTCGCTGGACCGAAGGTCGCAACATGGAGGAGTTTCTACGCCTCGTCGAATCCGGCGCGGTCAGTCCTTCCAGACTCGGCCCGAGCGTATTCAAGTTTGCCGATGCTCCCATCGCTTATCGCGAACTGCATGAATCGCCCGGCCGACACGCCGTGGGCATGCTTTTTGAATACTCCTCCAGCGCGCCGATCCAGCGGAAAATCACGCTCCCGAGAACCTATCTCAACGGCCAGCTCTCCGCCGGGCCGGTCGGCATTGGTCTCATCGGCGCAGGACATTTCGCAACCGCGACGCTGATCCCGGCATTGAAGAAGGCTCCGAACGCGCGCCTGATTTCCGTCTGTTCAGCAGGCGGACTGTCCGCAGCCAGTGTAGCCAGGCGACACGCATTCGAGAACTCTTCCACGGATTACCGCGCTCTGCTCACCGATCCTCAAATCGATGCAGTCGTCATCGCCACGCGTCACGACACCCACGCGCGATTCGTCTGTGAAGCCCTCGAAGCCGGCAAACATGTATTCGTCGAAAAACCGCTCGCCCTGTGCCATGACCAGCTTGAAGCGGTGATCGCCGCTCGTGCCGGATGCGCCAAGCTGGTCATGCCTGGATTCAATCGCCGATTCAGTCCGCTGTCGGCCGCCGTGAAGAACCACTTCGCGGGCCGAAACACGCCGCTGGAAATCGTCTGTCGCGTGAACGCGGGAAAGGTCGGCGGAGAATCATGGTACGAGGACCCCGAACAAGGCGGCTGGCGGATCATCAGCGAAGGTTGCCATTTCGTTGACCTTATTCAATACATCTGCGGATGTCAGCCGGTTCGCGTCTTTACTGAAATGATCGGTGGCAGAACGCCGGGCGCACAGAACGCGAACTGTTCCACCGTGATGCGCATGATGGACGGCTCAACCGCGTCGCTCGTTTATGTCGCGAACGGCGATCCGTCCATCGGCAAGGAACGCATCGAAGTCTTCGGGCAGAACAAGTCAGCCGTGATCGATAACTGGAAGACCGCGTACCTTGTAGCGGGCGGCAAGACGCGAAGAATTCGAGGCCGCGGCAAGGGCCACGTCGAAGAAATGGCTGCATTCTTCCATGCGATTCGCTCGGCCAGCGAAGTCGCACTGCCGTTTGAGGACGCCGTGTCAGCGACGGTGGCGACCTTCGCCATTTCGGAATCAATGGTGACGCAACAGCCGGTGACATGCCGTCGCCGCGAACAGATCGCTTGCGGGCCGAGAAATGAGGCCACACTGCTCGCGAACAGCATCGACCCGATTTGCGAGATCAGCCAAACCGGGCAGCCGGAGGATCGATCGCTAGGAAGGCCGTGA
- a CDS encoding phenylacetate--CoA ligase family protein codes for MRAISRKNLWERTPLSVKRGIGWVISHIPPQWLLGRRFRSHLAFAQAVDHWSADETRAEQLYRLRRILTLASQKSPYYRRVFKAIGFDIRELKSPEDIADLPLIDKSTIRAHGREMMTTLPGSAGVDFVSTGGSSGQPLGFHIGADRSAVEYAYLVAGWQRVGYTPESVQAVFRGQVVSPDATGLRHEYDPILRRHAYSNFHMSDAEIWRYLTHISTIGPCFLHVYPSSIAAITRFLVQSGQEAPRNVRGILAGSEMVHAADRDATERLWGVRYFSWYGHSEKLVLAAECEHSNDYHVWPTYGHFELLDEHGRPVTTQGQVGEIVGTGFINTVTPFIRYRTGDYATYVGNTCSHCGRHMPIIRDIQGHRTQELLVAIDGSLIAWTAINMHDETFNAVRQFQFRQHTPGCATLRVVPWTKLTDVQLHRMRRNLERKLAGRIHFDIEPCETIELTQRGKSTYVDQRIDLETYLSGKTETHTACEVR; via the coding sequence ATGAGAGCGATATCCCGAAAAAACCTGTGGGAGCGCACGCCGCTGTCCGTGAAGCGCGGCATCGGATGGGTGATTAGCCATATCCCGCCGCAATGGCTTCTCGGCAGGCGGTTTCGTTCACACCTCGCCTTCGCGCAGGCCGTGGACCATTGGAGCGCGGATGAAACGCGCGCCGAGCAGTTGTATCGTCTACGCCGGATCCTGACGCTGGCATCGCAGAAATCACCATATTACAGGCGCGTTTTCAAAGCGATCGGATTCGACATTCGCGAACTGAAGTCTCCTGAGGACATCGCGGACCTGCCGCTCATCGACAAATCGACCATTCGTGCACACGGCCGCGAAATGATGACCACATTGCCTGGATCAGCCGGCGTGGATTTTGTCTCGACTGGCGGATCAAGTGGCCAGCCGCTGGGATTCCACATCGGTGCCGATCGATCCGCGGTTGAGTACGCCTATCTTGTCGCCGGCTGGCAGCGTGTCGGATACACACCCGAGAGCGTGCAGGCGGTCTTTCGCGGACAGGTCGTAAGCCCGGACGCAACGGGGCTTCGACATGAATATGACCCCATTCTTCGCCGTCACGCGTACAGTAACTTTCACATGAGCGACGCCGAGATCTGGCGATATCTCACGCACATCTCGACAATCGGGCCGTGCTTTCTGCATGTGTACCCTTCGTCCATTGCAGCGATCACGCGTTTCCTCGTGCAATCCGGACAGGAGGCTCCGCGCAACGTGCGCGGCATCCTCGCCGGTTCCGAAATGGTTCACGCCGCCGATCGCGACGCCACCGAACGCCTCTGGGGCGTGCGCTATTTCTCCTGGTATGGCCACAGTGAAAAACTTGTTCTCGCCGCGGAGTGCGAACACTCAAACGACTACCACGTTTGGCCGACGTACGGTCACTTTGAACTGCTTGACGAACACGGCCGACCGGTGACAACGCAGGGACAGGTAGGCGAAATCGTTGGAACCGGATTCATCAACACGGTCACGCCCTTTATTCGCTATCGCACCGGCGACTATGCAACCTATGTCGGAAACACGTGCAGTCACTGCGGCCGTCATATGCCGATCATCCGAGACATACAAGGTCATCGCACACAGGAGTTGCTCGTCGCGATCGACGGCTCATTGATCGCGTGGACGGCGATCAACATGCACGACGAAACCTTTAATGCAGTAAGGCAGTTTCAGTTTCGACAGCATACGCCGGGCTGCGCGACGCTCCGGGTCGTGCCGTGGACCAAACTTACGGACGTGCAACTGCATCGAATGCGACGCAATCTGGAGCGAAAGCTCGCGGGACGAATTCACTTTGATATCGAGCCCTGCGAAACGATCGAACTCACTCAGCGCGGCAAAAGCACATACGTCGATCAGCGGATCGACCTGGAGACGTATCTCAGCGGAAAAACCGAAACTCACACGGCTTGCGAAGTCAGGTAG